The genomic window TAATTTAACAAAAATATAATCCCGGTTGATCCATCTGTCCTGAATTAAATAAAAGAATGTTGTATTTTTATTAACCCAAAATCATAACACTTCATGAATATGCCAGACGGTAACAACCCTCACGATATAAAAGCAGTATTTTTTGACATCGACGGAACACTGATCAGCTTCAAAACCGGAAAAATACCCGAATCTACTCAGAATGCCTTACAGAAACTCCGCGAAAAAGGAATTAAAGTTATTGTAGCCACCGGACGGTCCATCAATTCCCTGCACCACATCAGCCACCTAGAATTTGACGGTTTTATCACCTTTAACGGCGCTTACTGCGTTACGACTTCCCATGAGCTGATTTCCAGATATACAATTGACCCGGCTGATATTAAAAGCCTTGTCCGCTATGCTGCCGAATCGCCGCTGAGCTACTCCTTAATGTATGAAAACAAGGTGGAGATCAATGATGCCACACCTGAGGTCGTGGGAATGTATGCCCATGTAAATCTTCCCGTACCACCAGTTCATGACCATGAGAATATCGATACGGAGAATGTGCTTCAGGCCAATATCTTTCTACGGCCTGAAGCCGAGGAAAAATTTATGCGTGAGGTGATGCCGAACAGTATATCTTCACGGTGGACCCCTCTTTTCGCCGATGTAAATGCGGGAGGAATTACCAAGCAGCTGGGCATAGAAAATTTTTGCCGGTATTTCGGGATCGATACGGATGATACGATGGCTTTCGGGGACGGCGGAAATGATATTTCGATGCTTAAGTTTGTGAAAATAGGTGTTGCCATGGGGAATGCCAATGATCAGGTAAAGGAAATTGCCGATTTTGTAACCGAGGAAGTGGATGAACACGGTATTGAGCATGCGCTGCTTCGCTTTGGCTTATTATAGAATCCGCATAATTTTGAATAAAATTTGAGTGAAAACTTGTTTTGTGGTATTTGTTTTAAATTAATTTTTAAAAAAAGGCACAGTATATGTATAGCATAAATCAAATCACTTAAAATTTTAAATTATGAGAAGTATATTATGGTTAGTCGCAGTTATCTGTATAGTAGTGTGGCTTTTAGGAATGTTGGGTGTCGTACCTGGAATGGATACAGGATATTTAGTTCACATCTTGCTGGTTATCGCCATCATTGTGGTTCTTTACAATCTTATCTCCGGCAGAAGGCCCCTCGATTAGATTAATGTAGAAACTGAAAATACAAAGCTGGAAATGGAGTTTCCAGCTTTTTTATTGTTATGATGCAAAAGTTACATGAGCTTTTTATACATGAGATACATTATATTTAGTTACTCTCGTTGTACATATTTTAGATCACAGAAGAAGAAAAATCTAAGATTTTCATTGCGTAATGCTTCACTGCTATTTGGTTACGACACTTAAAGCCACCCAAAAATTTATAAAAATCCATCAAATCTACAGAAGACTTCCGTGTTATAGGAATTCATCCTAAATCTTTACGGTCTATCTCTCATACTATGTTGAGATCCCCTGCGGGGATGACAAACGAAGTAGTGAAATTTTTCAGCTGTTATAATTTCTGTTATTCTGTCATATACTTCGTGATCTAAATAAGTAAAACGGTTCCTGAAGGCCCCTGCCATCAATATACACTTATTAAACCTCCAGCTTCCTTCATCCAGCTTCCAGCTGTAAAAACAACCATCCGTGAAATCTCTGGAAGATTTATTCTGCTATTTTTTACCGCCTGTTACGCCCAGTTTCGCCTTCACTGCGGGAGTGATGTCTTCTCCTCCATCCATATAAGCGATGTTGCTTCCCTGGGAACTTGCCACATCAAATACATAAGCCAGTCCTTTTTCTTTGGCCACTGAAGAGATGGTAGAAGCTACTTTCTGCTGGATTGGTGTGAACAGTTCAGTCTGTTTTTTGCTGATATCCTGTGCTGCTTTAGTTCTTGCGGTTTCGATATCTTTACCTAATGTCTGAAGTTCGGTCTGTGCAGCGGTTAATTCTTTAATTACCGCTTCCTTATTGGCTTCGCTGATGGTTTTTTCTTTATCCTGCGCAGCTTTAAGCTTGGTCTGGTAACTGGTGATCATTTTTTCAATATCACCCTGCTTGGTTTTTGTGAAAGTATCCAAAGAGGCTTCTGCAGTTTTAGCTTCCGGAAGGTTATTGAAAACATCGTCGGAGTTGACATGTCCTATTTTCTGCTGTGCGTTTACCAAATTAGAGGTCAGGAAAAGTCCTGCGGCTAAAGAAAATGTTGTGATTAACTTTTTCATCTTATTATTTTTTTTAAATTTTTGTTCTAAAAGTCAGCAAATATAATAAATATAACTACATACCTAGTTGTAAATGCCGGGATGTTTGATTTTTTATTCGCCTTAAATGAAGTTTGAGATGAAAACAAAGGCGCGTGGTCATACTGTGCCTGTCGAAGAAACTCCCATTTTATCGGCGGATTGGGAAAAACTTCCAGTATCCAGCCTCCCTCTTCCTGCCTTTTAACAGGTTCATAGAAATCAAAAGAAGCCCGAAGAAAAACTCCGGACTTCTATTGAAAGAATTAGTAAGTCTGTATTGATCTGAAAAGAAAAATCAGAAATTATAACGGATTCCCAGTTGCCCCTGGAATCTGGAAGCAAACTGATCGATCGTATATGGAAGTCCCGGCGTCTTGAAGTTGTAGACCGGATCTCCCGCAGAAGGCTGTCCTGTGGCCACGTTTCCTACCTTCGTTAAACCGACACTCGCTGTCGAGTTAAAGGTATTCGGTACAAAATACACTTTCCCCCAGTCTTTATTCAGTAAGTTCGTGAGGTTGATAATGCTGAATGAGATCTGTAAGCTGCTTTTGGATTTTTCGCTGAGTCTTATTTCATCCATAATCCTGAAATCAGCCTGGATATTCCAAGGGGTGAAATCGCCGTTTCTCTCCGTGAATTTTCCTCTTCTGCTGTTCAGGTAGTCATTCCCGCTGATGAATTTTTCATAATCTGCTACCTGCTGCTGTGCTGTCACTACAATATTTCCTGATGCATCTTTGATCGGAGCTATGTATTTTGCCGCTTCTGTTGCATCCTTAAAGATATAGGCAAGACCTGCCGCCTGTCCGCTGTTGGCAATCGTACTGTTTACAAATCCCCATGAGAAAGGGTTTCCGGACTGTGCATTAAAGTACACATTGGCAGAAAGCCTGTTCGATTGGGAAAGCGGTACGGAGTATCCTAAGTTGGCGACGATCCTGTTCTTGATAGCGAAGTTGGAAGTTGAAAGTTTAGGGTCATTAGGCGTAAGAGACTGGTTCATCTGCCAGTTGCTTTCCATGGAGTTCCGGATTCCATTCGTAATATCTTTTGCATCCCCGTAGGTATATGCAACAAAGAAATTTAAACCGAAATTATATGCCTTGGAAAGCTGAGCGGTTACATTGTAACGGTATCCTTCTTTCGTATTGGAAAGCATATAGGCATTGGAGAAATTGCTGTTGATATTGGTTGTATAAACGGGCATTTCATGGTTCGTATCATAGCTGAAATACGTTACATTGTCGGTCTTGTTTACCTGCTGGAATTTCAGGTCGTACAGCACTTTCGTGTAGATTCCTTCCAGGGTAAATTTATATCCGGATAAAGTATAATCGAAAGCCAGTGAGCTTCTCCATACCCGTGGCATTTTAAAATTGTTATCAATTAAATCCACCTGTACTTTGGAGGAGTTCTGCCATTTCGGGAAGTTCCCGCTTACCAGCGGATCTCCGTTAGCAGCAAGCTGAGCGGCAGTCGGAGCATTGTAATCATAACTTCCGAATCCTACACCGTCGTTATAATAAGCATAACCGAGCCATGCGAAAGGAATTCTTCCTACGAAAATACCGGATCCTCCTCTCATGATCAGCGACCGGTCCTGCGTAAGGTCTAAATTAAATCCTAATCGCGGGGAAATGGTAGGTTTGTTAAGATAGTCGTTGGTTAGCTGGCTTAGAGGTGTGTACGTATAGGTGTTTCCGTAATACGGATCGGCAGGCGAACTGGTTACTTTCGGGCTCAGTACCGGCTTATTCGGAAGATCGGTATAATCAATTCTCACACCCGGCGTCAGTCTCAGCCTTCCCCAGTTGATTTCATCCTGAAGATAAGCGGACAGCAGATTTACTTTATAATGCGCGTAAGGGTTATCAAATAAATCCTGTCTGTTTTCTCCGGCTAAAGAATAGGTTCCTCTGATCCTGGCAGGATTTGAATTGTAAAAATCATTTAAACTTTTATAGGAAATCCTTCCATTCAGGGCATTTACAAAACCATAATCAATGTTGTACAGCTCATTATGTGTTCCCAGTAAAAATGTATGATGTCCCGCTTTATACGTCAGGTTATCTGTAATTTCAAACGTTTTCTGTCTCATGTTGAAAACCGTTGCTTCCCGGTCGTTTCCGAGCAGGATGGTTCCTCCGTTATAGGCAATTTCTACCTGCGGGAACATCGCATTCTGGGAAGTCGGATCCCTGTAATCGTGGATGGATGAGTAGCCCAGCACCAAATTGTTGTTCAACCGGTCGTTAAAACGGCTTTTCAATTCCAGGGTTGTAGAGGAAGACGTATTTTTCTGCACGAAATCCATGCTTGAGAAACGGAAGTTCGCACCGTCTCTCTCTAAATTGGAAGCATGGGAAAATACCGTATTGTTTTTAATGGATAAAGTATGCTTATCGTTAATTTTCCAGTCCAGTTTATTGAACAGTTTCGAACTTTCGGAGAAATTGGTGTACTGATCGAAAGTTCCGGTATTGAACCCATATTTATTCCGTACAAAATCTGAAATCTGCTGGGCTACGGAACCGCTGACAAGCGAACCCTGGTCTCCGGCGTTATAAAAAACTGGATCCGTTCTTTTCGTATATTCCATATTCGTGAATAAGAAAAGCTTGTCCTTAATAACAGGCAATCCTACCCTTCCGCCGTAAATATAATCTCCGAATGAGTTTGGCATCTTTGAATTGTCGCCCACCCGGTTCTTTCCGGTAATCCAGGCATTTCTGCCGTAGAAATACATAGAACCTTCCGTGTTATTGCTTCCGCTCCGGGTAACGGCATTGATACTTCCTCCCAGAAAATTCCCCAATTTTACATCATAAGGAGCGATATAGACCTGCACATCCTGGATGGCATCCAGACTAATGGAATTGGAACGGGTGCTGCTTCCGGGCATTCCTGAAGTTCCGGTCTGTCCTCCCAGTGAAGGGCTGAACCCGATCGCGTCATTGTTAATAGAACCGTCAATAGTCACGTTGTTGTAACGGAAATTCGTCCCGTTGAAAGAGTTATTGGCACTTTGAGGAACAAGCTTCGTGACATCCTGAATACCGCGGTTGATATTGGGCAATCCTGAAATCTGTGCCTGGCTGATTCCTACGCCGAATTTTGCGGCAGTCGTTCTTTTGGAAGTCAGTTTCACTTCATCAATTACTTTTTCCCTGTTGCCAAGCTCTACTACCGGAAGGTCGTTGTTTCCGAGGGAAAGCTGCACATTGCTGTTGGAATACACTACATTTGCGCCGTCTGTCACCTCAATGGTATAAGGCCCACCCGGCTGCAGGTTGTCTAAACTGAACTGGCCGTTCTTGTTGGTTTTGGTTTCAAAACTGCTGTTGGTTGGGATGTGGGTTACTTTGATGGTCATTTCGGAAGAGGTTCCTTTTAGTCTTCCGAAAATTTTAGAGCTGGTTTCCTGCGAGAAAGCTAGGCTGAAAGATAACAATGCAATAGCACAGATTATTTTTTTCATTTTTTTATACTTCAAAATTGTATGGCAAAATTATTCAGAAGTAAATTTTCAGGCCGTTAACATACGGATAACATTGTATCACAAAATATTTAACAGATCCTTAAAAAAAAATTAAAAATCATTGCTTGCATATATAAATTAAATTGTTTTTGAATTTAATTATTGTCAAAAACCTACTATTGATCGGCTGTTGGCTTTTTAAGTTTAATTTAAGTTTTTTTTAACCGTAAATTTAAATCCTTAAAACAAAAAACCTCCCCGATTGGGAGGCATAAATAATATCTTCTGATGATTAGTTAGGAACCTGTGCTTTTTCGTAAATTAATCCTTCGGATTTCAATTCTTTCCAGAAATCGGAAGAGATATTTTCTTTCCAGGCTTTTACATTGTCTTCCACCTGTTCCGGCTTGCTGGCTCCCGGGATGATTGATACAAATTCATCAGCTGCAAGAACGAACTGAAGCGCTGCATGGGTAATGGTTGTCCCGTATCTTTTGGCAATTTCCTCAATCTTTTCACGTTTTTCTGTCATGCCTTTCGGGATCACATCTTTATAGTTATACCTTGGCCTGCCGTTGATAAATCCGGAATTGTATCCTGCTCCGGAAACGAGCTTCACACCGGCTTTTTTTACAGCAGGAAGCAATCGGTCAATCGCGTCCTCATGTTCAAGGATTGAATATTGCGTTGCTGAAAGACAGATGTCCGGATCGGCAGAATCCAGGCAGTCCAGGATCGGCTCTATTTTATTAACGCCCATTCCCCAGGCTTTGATTACGCCCTGTTCTCGAAGTTCAGATAATACTTTAAAAGCACCTGCTCTCGCCTGTTTTAAAAAATAATCGTAACGATCACCCACCTGGTCTTCGGAAAGATCATGAACATATACAATATCGATATGGTCCAATCTTAATCTTTCCAAGCTTTCTTCAATCGATCTTTTAATAGCATCTGCCGTATAATTGTGTTCAAAATCGAATGGTAAAGGATCCTGCCACATGGTTGGCGGCACTTCATCTTCAGCAACTTCCACGAAAAGGCGTCCTACTTTTGTGGACAAAACAAATTCATCACGGTTCTGCCCGTGCAGGAAGTTTCCGAATCTTCTTTCGCTTTTTGTGAGACCGTACCACGGTGATGTATCGTAATAGCGGATTCCCAGGTCCCATGCCTTTTGTAAAACTTCATAAGATTGCCCGTCGGTAAGGGCTTCAAAGGCTGTACCGATGGCTACTCCGCCTAGACCCAGCTGGTGTTTTTCCGTTAAAATGTCTGGTTTCATATACTAGTGTTTAAGATTTGGTTTCAGTATAGGATACAAACATCGTGCAGGGAATTCGGAAAGGCTGAAGGATCCGTGATAATAAATACCACAATACCGTCCTTTGGCGTTATTCTTGAAGCTTAATTCACACCACTACAATATCATTTAAAATATGAAAAAGCACATCGTCATTGTCGGCGGAGGTTTTGCAGGAATCAACCTTATCAAATCTCTTGTGAATGATAAAAGGTTCAGAATAACACTGGTTGACAAAAACAACTATCACTTTTTCCCGCCTCTAATTTATCAGGTAGCCACTTCATTTATCGAAGCATCAAACATCAGTTATCCGTTCCGGAAAATGATTTCAAAATACAGGAATGTTAATTTTCATATGGGAAGCCTTATGAATGTAGACCATGAGCACAATTCCATCAAAACAGACAGCGGTGTTCTTCAATATGACTATCTTGTTTTGGCCCTAGGTACTGAAACCAATTATTTCGGGATGGAAAACGTAAAGAAATGCTCTCTATCGATGAAAACCATTGATGAAGCACTGTATTTGCGGAATTACATGCTGCTGACCCTTGAGGAAGCTGCCCGAAATAAAAACATCAGAGAAGCACAGAAATTACAGAACATCGTTATAGCCGGAGGCGGACCGACCGGGGTGGAACTTGCCGGGATGATTGCAGAAATGGGAAGCTATATCGCTGAGAAAGAATATCCTGAAATTAAGCTCAGCCTTTCCAATATCTATTTAATCGACGCACTTCCTACTTTACTCTCGCCGATGAGCAAGATGGCTCAGGAAGCAGCCCATGAAAAACTGACGAAGCTTGGTGTGAAGATTATATTAAATGTAGCCGTAAAAGATTATATAGACCAGAAAGTAATTTTGTCCGACGGACGCACGATTGATACGGAAACCCTGATCTGGACCTCCGGAGTCATCGGGCGTGAAGTTCCCGGATTGCCTGCGGAAAGCATTGGAAAAGGAAGAAGAATACTTGTGGATGCTTATAATAAAGTGGAAGGCATGAATAATGTTTACGCATTGGGAGACATTTCTTTACAGCTGACCGATAAAAATTTTCCTAAAGGACATCCGCAGCTGGCTCAGGTGGCCATTCAGCATGCGCTGAATTTAGGAAAGAACCTTAAAAGAATGGAGGAAGGAAAAGAGCAGACTCCTTTTACATATAACAATAAAGGAAGCATGGCCATCATTTCGAAATTCAATGCGGTCGTGGATCTGCCGAAGTTTTCTTATAAAGGATTTATTGCGTGGCTTACGTGGCTGTTTATCCATATCATTCCGTTGGTTACCTTCAGGAGCAAAGCGCGTCTGGCATTCAACTGGCTGAGATTATTCATTACCAACAATCCGTCTATCCGCCTTATTTTACGTCCTAAGAAAGAAACGGGACAATATGAACAATTTTAAAGTTCCTGATATATTTCATAAATTTACGGGCCGTAACAATTCGGTTGCGGATTAAAATTTCCCGAAAGTGAATATTCATAATAAAAAAAAGTTTCTTAGCTTCCTGAAGTTTAAAAGAGACTTTCAGAAGTATGGACTCGAAAAAGCACGCAGCTTCGAAATTATCCTGCATTGGCTGAATAACCGGCTCAGCCGAAATCAGTTCCTGGTATTGTCCGGGATATTGGTCGGATGCTCGGCAGGTCTGGCCGGTGTGGTGCTGAAAACTTTGGTTCACAATATTCATCATTTTATTACGACGGAAGTTCATTTCGAGTATCAGATCCTGTTTTACGTCGTTTTTCCTTTCCTGGGAATTGTCCTGACAACGATGATTGTCCTGACGATATTTAAAGGCCAGGACCGGAAAGGAATAGGGGCTATTTTGTATGAGATTGCCCAGAATTCCAGCATTGTTTCCTCAGTAAAAATGTATTCGCAGATCGTACAGAGTGCTGTTACCGTTGGATTGGGAGGTTCTGCCGGACTGGAAAGCCCGATTGCCGTCACGGGAGCTGCAATCGGTTCCAATTTTGCACAGACTTACCGCCTGAGCTATAAGGAACGTACCTTACTGCTTGCGGCAGGAGCAACAGCGGGGATTGCATCTGCTTTCAATGCACCAATCGCCGGAATCATGTTTGCATTCGAGATCCTTCTAACGGGAGTTGTATTTACTGATTTTATCCCTTTGGTTGTAGCTGCAGTCTGCGGAAGTTTACTGTCCCGGATTCTTCTTCAGGAAGATGTGCTTTTCCGGTTTTATACCCGCGAAGCTTTTAATTATAAAAACGTTCCGTACTATCTTATTTTAGGAATCGTGACGGGACTTTATGCCAGATACTTCGTTCTCGTTTCGCAAAAGGTCGAGCATTTTATTAAAGGACTGAATATGTCCAGGCTGAGGAAAGCCATGTTCGGCGGTGCGGTGTTGTCGCTGCTGTGTGTCCTTTTCCCGCCTTTATTTGGAGAAGGCTACGACACGGTGAAAGCTTTTACCAACGGAAATACCCATTACATTATCCAAAACAGTTTTTTCAGGTATTTTGAAATTAAAAATTTCACCATCATTATTTTCCTGATCCTCGTTTTGTTGTTAAAGGCATTTGCCACTTCTTTTACCATTTTCAGCGGCGGGAACGGCGGAAATTTTGCCCCTTCACTTTTTGCCGGAGGAACGGTGGGCTATTTATTTGCGATTGTCTGCCAGCAGATCGGCTTTACGGATGTTCCGGTGACGAATCTAGTCCTGGTCGGGATGGCCGGAGCAATGAGCGGGGTAATGTATGCTCCTTTAACTGCGATTTTCCTAATTGCGGAATCCAGTTTCGGATATGACCTTTTTATTCCGCTGATGATCGCTTCGATTATTTCTTACCTGATTGCCAAGTGGTTCTCCCCTATTTCGCCTGAGTTGAAGTCGCTGGCAGATCAGGGGAAAATATTTACCAACAAGCACGACAAAAATTTATTGTTTTCGCTGAAAACAGAAGATTTTATCGACCGCTATTCCCAGGCAATCAACGAAAAAGCTCCCATCGCGGAATTGTTTGAACTGGTAAAAAACGGAAATAAAAATATTTTTGCGGTTGTAAATGATGATAAAGTCCTGCGTGGAATTTTAACGCTGGACGATATCCGGCCTTACCTTTTCAGCAATACGGAAGTTTCCGCTGATATCAGCCAAATAATGAAAGCACCGCCTGCCGTGATCCATCCGGAAAACCAGCCGCTGGAAATCCTTCAAGCATTTGATGATACCGGGGTATGGAATCTGCCGGTAGTGAATCAGAACAACATATTCATCGGATTTATTTCCAAATCGACCATCCTGATGAGCTACCGACAGCTGCTGAAAGAGTATTCAGAATAAAAGTTCAGAATGAGTTAAATAACCTAAAATAAAATCCGTCCGGAAAATTTTCCGGACGGATTTTTTGTTTAAAGTAACAAAAGGTTATTTGACATGTGAATTACCTAAGATTCAAATAAAAGCTTCCGGCATCGATTCTGTTAATTGAAATCGGATGCTTTATCAAGCCGTTCGATATCTTCACGATCCAAACTAAGCTCAGGCGCTGCGAATAAAGTTTCAAGCTGGGATTCACTGGTGGCACTTACGATGGGGGCGGTAACGAACGGATTGGCAAGAAGCCAGGCCAGCGCAACGGCTGCCGGTTTCGAATTGTGTTTGCTGCTGATTTCATCCAGTACTTTCAGTACTTCAAGGCCTTTTGGATTCAGGTATTTCCTCACACCTTCTCCGCGCTGGCTTTTAGACAGATCGGATTCATCGCGGTATTTACCGGTCAGGAATCCCGCGGCAAGGGACCAATACGGAAATACACTTAACCCGTATTCTTCAGCCAAAGGTGCATAATTTTTTTCAAAACCTTCTCTTTCCATTAAATTGAAATGCGGCTGCAGAGCAACATATTTCGGAAGGTTATGCTCTTCGGCAGTTTTAAAAGATTCTTTCAGCCTTTCCGGGGATATGTTTGAAGCAGCGATGTAACGTACTTTTCCGGCTTTTATAACTTCATCATAGGCTGACAATGTTTCTTCAACCGGAGTCTGCTTGTCATCAAAATGCGTATAATAAAGATCGATGTGGTCGGTCTGAAGCCTTTGGAGCGATTCGTCCACAGATTTTAAAATATGTTTTCTGCTGATATCAAAACCGTGCTCTTTTGTTTCGGAGCCAACTTTGGTGGCAATAACCAGGTCGTTGCGGTTGCCCCGGTTTTTCATCCATTTCCCGATGATCTCTTCGGACTGGCCGCCTTTGCCGTTTACCCACCAGGAATACGTATCAGCAGTGTCAATAAAATTAAACCCTCCTGCAAAGAATTTATCAAGAATTTCAAAAGACTGCTTTTCATCCAGGGTCCATCCGAAAACATTTCCGCCGAAATTAATCGGGGCTATCGATAAGTCGGTATTTTTAATGGTTCTCTTTTCCATAAGATTATTTTGTGATTAAATGATTAATGGTATTCCTAAAGATACTGAATTTATTTTTGAATATGTGCTGATTGCTCAAGGATAAATTAATTATGGGCTGCTCTTCAACTTCATCAGAGATCAAAATTTAATACAGTGCGCAAAAAACCTTCTATATCTTTACGTTTTAGCAATAATCAACTGTATAATCCACTCAGCTTTTTAATTTTTAAACCATTTTTACAATGTAATGTTCAAAGAAGATACTGCATATTGTATTTAATTCTTAAATTTGGCTTATGCGAAAAAACTTGTATCTGATTCTTTTATCATGTTCCCTTGTAAGCTGCTACACGTACCAGGTTAAAAAGCAACCGGCTCCTGCTGTGGCAGACAATAATACATCTCCACAAAACGGTACAGATCCTGCGGCGGCTTCTGCAAAAATGAAAAGAGCAGGGGCTGAATCCCAAAATGTAAACCAACAACCGCCTGTTCCGGTAAATGTTCAGCAGAAACTGGCTCCTAATAAAAATTTTAAAATAGATGTAGACGGCAAAAGCTATAAAATCATCGTAGACCGTTGGGAAAGCGACAGCTTAGTAGCGCATCCGGTTCATAATCCTAAGAGGACGTTAAAATTCCATAAGAATCAGATCAACGCCGACAGAATTGCCGAAAAACGATTTTCACAGCCTATTGCCGATATTATTACGATTGCTGTGTATGCCGGTGCCGGTGTAGGAATCTGGTATCTTCTGCAGTAATTCTGCTAATGAACGTTAAGATGTAACAATAGATTGATTGGCAGGCTGGGAGCAGGAAGCGGAGTGTGGGAAGTTCTCTAATGTTATACAATCAGATGGTTCTCCTTGTAAAGTTTTGTTTAAAATCCTGACTTAACGAAATCAATTTTTACCAGGATGAATGACTGAAAATAAATTAAACCCCAATAGAAATTTTAGCTTAGCTAACTGAAATACATAAAAAAAATACCGGTTTTAAAACCGGTATTTTTTTTATAAATGTTTGATTCAGATTAAATTTCTCCCATTACATACATGTTTTCCATTGTTGGAACCGGGCTGCCTCCCTGTTTTTCCAAAGTAATGGCAAATGCCTGGGCCTTCGGAATGTTGGCAAGGGCAATTTTGCTGTCTTTCTCTTCGGTATACATTCCTGCATTTACTGGTTTTCCGTCTTCGATCGCCCAAAGCTGGTACTGCATTCCTTCCGGAGCCTTCGGCAGTTTTTCTGCATCTAGGTAGACGGCTTTGGTCTTGGTATCCCAGAAGACCATAGCTTTTGAATCCGTATGTTTTTCAACGCCTTTCAGCATGACCATTTTCATATCAGGATTGGAAACCATTTCCATTTTCCTGTTCATTTTCTCCATTGCAAAATCCTGGGTTCTCTTTTCAGCCTGTATCCCTGCAATTTCTTTCTTCGTCTGCGCCTGCTCGTTCATCCAGAAAAGATTTCCGGCAATACTGATCAGGAAAAGTACCGAAGCAGCAATAGCAAAGGTCTTCCAGTTGTTGTTTCCCTGAATTTTAATTTCCTCCTGTGGTCTCGCTGCAGGAATATCCGCAGCAAACACAGTTTGTTTCTCTTCAGCAGTCTGCTCCTGCTGTATCTTAT from Chryseobacterium sp. SORGH_AS_0447 includes these protein-coding regions:
- a CDS encoding aldo/keto reductase → MEKRTIKNTDLSIAPINFGGNVFGWTLDEKQSFEILDKFFAGGFNFIDTADTYSWWVNGKGGQSEEIIGKWMKNRGNRNDLVIATKVGSETKEHGFDISRKHILKSVDESLQRLQTDHIDLYYTHFDDKQTPVEETLSAYDEVIKAGKVRYIAASNISPERLKESFKTAEEHNLPKYVALQPHFNLMEREGFEKNYAPLAEEYGLSVFPYWSLAAGFLTGKYRDESDLSKSQRGEGVRKYLNPKGLEVLKVLDEISSKHNSKPAAVALAWLLANPFVTAPIVSATSESQLETLFAAPELSLDREDIERLDKASDFN
- a CDS encoding chloride channel protein produces the protein MNIHNKKKFLSFLKFKRDFQKYGLEKARSFEIILHWLNNRLSRNQFLVLSGILVGCSAGLAGVVLKTLVHNIHHFITTEVHFEYQILFYVVFPFLGIVLTTMIVLTIFKGQDRKGIGAILYEIAQNSSIVSSVKMYSQIVQSAVTVGLGGSAGLESPIAVTGAAIGSNFAQTYRLSYKERTLLLAAGATAGIASAFNAPIAGIMFAFEILLTGVVFTDFIPLVVAAVCGSLLSRILLQEDVLFRFYTREAFNYKNVPYYLILGIVTGLYARYFVLVSQKVEHFIKGLNMSRLRKAMFGGAVLSLLCVLFPPLFGEGYDTVKAFTNGNTHYIIQNSFFRYFEIKNFTIIIFLILVLLLKAFATSFTIFSGGNGGNFAPSLFAGGTVGYLFAIVCQQIGFTDVPVTNLVLVGMAGAMSGVMYAPLTAIFLIAESSFGYDLFIPLMIASIISYLIAKWFSPISPELKSLADQGKIFTNKHDKNLLFSLKTEDFIDRYSQAINEKAPIAELFELVKNGNKNIFAVVNDDKVLRGILTLDDIRPYLFSNTEVSADISQIMKAPPAVIHPENQPLEILQAFDDTGVWNLPVVNQNNIFIGFISKSTILMSYRQLLKEYSE
- a CDS encoding anti-sigma factor; amino-acid sequence: MNTKEYISSGIIESYILGLASAEEAGILECVMKNNAEVKAAFDEAQKTLEDLATAQAVTPPTDLKSKIWNKIQQEQTAEEKQTVFAADIPAARPQEEIKIQGNNNWKTFAIAASVLFLISIAGNLFWMNEQAQTKKEIAGIQAEKRTQDFAMEKMNRKMEMVSNPDMKMVMLKGVEKHTDSKAMVFWDTKTKAVYLDAEKLPKAPEGMQYQLWAIEDGKPVNAGMYTEEKDSKIALANIPKAQAFAITLEKQGGSPVPTMENMYVMGEI